ACCATGCATCATTTGGTCGATCCTCGAACCATGGAACCGTCTGCTAACACTGTCGTCCAGTGTACGGTTGTAGGGAAAAACCTGATTGATTGCGAGGTTTGGGCAAAGGTTCTGTGTGTGGCAGGTGTGGAAGAGGGGATTCCTTTATTCCAGAAGCAGACAGCAGGACTTGAAGCACTGCTGTACACGAATGACGGTAAGCTTCATTATATTCCGTCTTCCCGAATTCGCACCCAAACCAGATGGCATGGACTTGTAGCGGATGTCATTCATGATGATGGTAAAGAAAGGATTGAGTGTATATGATAGATTTTCTGGTAAATATGCCCACATGGAACTTGATACGAATATTTGGAATTGCTTCATATTTATGCTTGTTTCTCGGTATGGTGCTTGGAATCAGCTATTCATTTCCGAGCTTGAAGTCTAAGAGGGCACAGCTGCTGAAATGGCATACGGGTACCAACATTACAGGGACTTTACTCGCTTTATTGCACGCTATGTTATTAATCATTGATGTGTATATGCCATTTAGCTGGATGGACATTATAGTGCCGTTTCACGCCAGCAACTCCACGGTCTTAAATGCGCTCGGCACCATCGCCTTTTATGGCTTGATTGTTGTCTTGCTTACGTCGGATTTGCGTAACAAGCTGGGCAGAAAGGTTTGGTTGGCATTCCATTTTTTATCCTATCCATTGTTCGTCTTGGCTCTTATTCATGGACTTTTCGAAGGAACGGACAGCTCCAATATCTTGATTAAGCTGATGTATTATGTCTCAGCGGCTGTGCTGGTTGGTTTAACGGTTGCACGTGCTACCGAATCCCGCGGCAAAACCAAAGTGTCGGTGGGTCCTGTAAAGCATGTGAAAAATGTGTAAAGGACTTCTTATTGCGAACGTGCTAAAATAGTTCTATTTCATAGAATGTGGAAAGAAATAGGACGGTGGAAGATTATGCCTAAAAACAGTTTGATGGAATTAGGATTCGCATCATTTAAGCTAGGGCTCACCTCTTTTGGTGGGCCTATTGCGCATATTGGTTATTTTCGAGAGGAGTATGTACATAAGCGAAAATGGCTTTCGGAGGAGGAATATGCTGATCTTGTTGCTCTAAGCCAATTTCTTCCGGGTCCGGCCAGCAGCCA
This genomic window from Paenibacillus hexagrammi contains:
- a CDS encoding ferric reductase-like transmembrane domain-containing protein — its product is MIDFLVNMPTWNLIRIFGIASYLCLFLGMVLGISYSFPSLKSKRAQLLKWHTGTNITGTLLALLHAMLLIIDVYMPFSWMDIIVPFHASNSTVLNALGTIAFYGLIVVLLTSDLRNKLGRKVWLAFHFLSYPLFVLALIHGLFEGTDSSNILIKLMYYVSAAVLVGLTVARATESRGKTKVSVGPVKHVKNV